A part of Podarcis muralis chromosome 15, rPodMur119.hap1.1, whole genome shotgun sequence genomic DNA contains:
- the IL10RA gene encoding interleukin-10 receptor subunit alpha has product MLLAALLLLLLRCLRGHGEKIPAPPERVRFVAETFQHELRWEPPRTGHGLFLYDVQYMRYGKIGGWNPALNCTRVRSHSCDLSYETREPSKSYFARVRTVTGTRVSNWTQTNRFDPKTATPRLAGVSLSLSHNVIQVKLQPPTSRWHNITYEDLYHSEEYHVHIRKVSDNIQFEYVKTNLEFNLSSLTWGERYCISVEPRVVSQASPGKRTEEQCISIPTEEDHVRSILISSMALLTVIVLCGLGLGAACAYVRKPKEAPLLLKSPVKHSLHWVPKEMPPLGMQDLVSCLEVDAIQPPSSVGPKDPVHPDSTKCGMEAAPAPLGGCFWLPTLLTQGAVLRDLMDSSGCSTDSGICLQDPSGSLGRLSLGSSEEGGTQEDKMGGLSREEQLLLEAPSSSSGAEQVAPEAEDPPKAQIFSGYQKQSGTPSEILGCSQPPLSTEETTPLEPVLATGYLKQASICAPSGLARDGTLTNDFLGTTEQQKEPFPASIPLEQLGLPPEFPKTLLALGFFEQELVSPSSRISPQANSVPQLSLGVRTLPQYWVQGLPPNKLSQWEIAQL; this is encoded by the exons ATGCTCTTGGCGGCGCTTCTGCTGCTCCTCCTACGCTGCCTTCGGGGACACG GAGAGAAGATCCCAGCCCCGCCCGAGCGCGTGAGATTCGTGGCCGAGACCTTTCAGCACGAGCTGCGCTGGGAGCCACCGAGAACCGGACACGGGCTCTTCCTGTACGACGTCCAGTACATGCG ATACGGCAAGATCGGCGGCTGGAACCCAGCGCTGAACTGCACGCGCGTCCGGAGCCACTCCTGCGACCTCTCCTACGAGACGCGGGAGCCCTCGAAGTCCTACTTCGCCAGAGTCCGGACGGTGACCGGGACGCGCGTTTCCAACTGGACCCAGACGAATCGCTTCGATCCCAAGACAG CAACTCCTCGACTGGCAGGAGTGAGCCTCTCACTTTCCCACAACGTGATCCAAGTCAAGCTGCAACCTCCCACCAGCAGGTGGCACAATATAACCTATGAGGACCTCTACCACTCGGAGGAATACCATGTCCATATCCGGAAGGTGTCTGACAATATCCAG TTTGAGTATGTTAAGACCAACCTGGAGTTTAACCTCTCATCGCTGACATGGGGAGAGCGCTACTGCATCAGTGTGGAGCCACGGGTGGTCTCCCAGGCAAGTCCTGGCAAGAGGACAGAGGAGCAGTGTATCTCAATACCCACTGAGGAAG ACCATGTAAGATCCATCCTCATCTCCAGCATGGCCCTCCTGACGGTGATCGTCCTCTGTGGTCTGGGACTGGGAGCAGCCTGTGCCTATGTGAGGAAACCCAAAGAGGCACCTCTCTTACTG AAATCTCCCGTAAAGCACAGTCTGCACTGGGTGCCAAAGGAGATGCCTCCGCTCGGGATGCAAGACTTGGTATCGTGCTTAGAGGTGGATGCCATCCAGCCGCCCTCCTCCGTGGGACCGAAGGACCCTGTCCATCCTGACAGCACAAAGTGTGGAATGGAAGCAGCGCCAGCACCACTGGGAGGTTGCTTCTGGCTGCCGACGCTGCTAACACAGGGTGCAGTGCTCAGGGACCTGATGGACAGCAGCGGCTGCAGCACAGACAGTGGCATCTGCCTGCAGGATCCTTCTGGCAGCCTGGGGAGGCTGTCTCTGGGAAGCAGTGAAGAGGGAGGCACCCAAGAGGACAAGATGGGCGGCCTCAGCAGGGAGGAGCAGCTCTTGCTGGAGGCTCCCTCTTCTTCCAGTGGGGCAGAGCAGGTGGCTCCGGAAGCTGAGGACCCACCCAAGGCCCAGATATTTTCTGGGTACCAGAAGCAGTCAGGGACACCTTCAGAGATATTGGGCTGCTCCCAGCCTCCCCTCAGCACAGAGGAGACGACCCCTTTGGAGCCCGTCTTGGCTACTGGGTACTTGAAACAGGCCTCCATCTGTGCCCCCTCTGGCCTTGCAAGGGACGGGACTCTTACCAATGACTTTCTTGGCACAACAGAGCAACAGAAAGAGCCCTTCCCTGCCAGCATCCCCCTGGAGCAGCTGGGATTGCCCCCTGAATTCCCCAAGACCCTCTTGGCGTTGGGCTTCTTTGAGCAAGAACTGGTGAGCCCCTCTTCACGCATCTCCCCACAAGCGAACTCTGTGCCACAGCTGAGCCTCGGTGTCCGGACCCTCCCGCAGTACTGGGTGCAAGGACTGCCTCCCAATAAGCTGAGTCAATGGGAGATAGCACAGCTCTAA
- the SMIM35 gene encoding small integral membrane protein 35: MDPNTEGEPISVLGLILGVSLSLLILGVLSYTIAKWYQEGHCWNRPNFVFNLYHIRNLKSVEVELAPPFTISGSMREAGSGYVRFHDRGT, translated from the exons ATGGACCCCAACACAG AAGGGGAGCCCATCAGCGTTCTTGGCCTCATCCTTGGCGTCAGTCTCTCCCTCTTGATCCTTGGTGTCCTTAGCTATACCATTGCAAAGTGGTACCAGGAAGGACACTGCTGGAACA ggcCTAATTTTGTCTTCAACCTTTACCATATCCG CAACCTGAAATCGGTGGAGGTGGAACTGGCCCCTCCTTTCACCATCAGTGGCTCCATGCGTGAAGCAGGAAGTGGCTACGTGCGGTTCCACGACAGAGGCACCTAA